In the genome of Streptomyces globosus, one region contains:
- a CDS encoding DUF397 domain-containing protein, giving the protein MRSIDLTAATWRKSSYSNQDGGACVEVCDDFAAVVPVRDSKDLHGPVLVFPAGGWSAFVAAVKDHELRR; this is encoded by the coding sequence GTGCGATCCATCGACCTGACCGCCGCGACCTGGCGCAAGAGCAGCTACAGCAATCAGGACGGCGGCGCGTGCGTTGAGGTCTGCGACGACTTCGCAGCGGTCGTCCCCGTGCGGGACAGCAAGGACCTGCATGGTCCGGTGCTCGTGTTTCCGGCGGGTGGCTGGTCGGCCTTCGTCGCTGCCGTCAAGGACCACGAACTGCGCCGCTGA
- the pglX gene encoding BREX-2 system adenine-specific DNA-methyltransferase PglX — protein sequence MIDRKALLEDLKKQVKAVETDLGKQVKAVTEVGTRLRAEYDQARKLGRTAATWNSWLDERITQVAVAWVLGTVFVRFCEDNELIPEPYLTAPDPDRRDLALARYEEYVAKDADPTFRGWLERAFEELGAGQAGRLLFDRKHNPLFQVPLSHDGARELIAFWRERDEAGVLVHDFTDKLNEDGTEGWDTRFLGDLYQDLSEAARKTYALLQTPEFVEEFILDRTMDPAVREFGYEGLKMIDPTCGSGHFVLGAFRRLVRLWGEGQPGKDLHERVRAALDSVHGVDLNPFAVAIARFRLLVAAMAASGMRTMLEAAQYEWPLHLAVGDSLIKHRHQQGNLFDDSEAEDTDELAEFKYVTEDVHEHPEILRQGRYHVVVGNPPYITVKDKKLNELYRDLYDACAGKYALSVPFAQRFFELAKRGDASGREYGIVGQITSNSFMKREFGARLIEDYFAHEVELTEIIDTSGAYIPGHGTPTVILVGKRRGGSGRSMTIRTTRSIQGEPEAPKDGSTGFVWSAIVNQIDAPESRSRWVSCDDLDRERHFSKHPWTLIDGGAEFTERIKGASATHLQNWLSRDIGFASFPGQDDAFISSSSTLRRQKVDTAVVKALIIGEVVRDWNTHCVESAIVPYSSDLKPLPFHEGSAWARLLWATRTILRSTTDFGGQTQQDLGKPWWSWYRWVPERYRTPLTITFAFVATHNHFALDRGGKVFNRSAPVIKLRDGTSEEDHLRLLGLLNSSTACFWMKQVNYGGGGDPIGGDGARVSAQPWSERFQFNSGVLQEFPLPSNYPTKLGAALDTLTQQLSATSPSAVTVDSIFTSSTLREAKASWLATRARMIALQEELDWQVYSLYDLHSADLRVSDDPELTDIPELSLGERAFEIVLARRVAAGEASDEWFTRHGSTPVTEIPDHWPAAYRAVVQKRIDAIESNRAIGMVERPEYKRRWATEGWDALQDKALRSWLLDRIENRDHWFDDSGMPALVSLSRLTDVLSRDEDFVSVAKIYAPRKELPAVVAELMTDEHVPFLPALRYKPSGLKKREDWEHVWDLQRQEDAAPDEPAKRKIRDTIPVPPKYTSADFLRPSYWKARGKLDVPKERFISYGQTNTPTPDLYGWAGWDHREQAYALDAYIASHEALTSEELTPFLAGLLELQPWLDQWHNEFDANFGASPAAFFRGDRQMVQGEHGLTDDDLRAWRPAAATRGRRTTKK from the coding sequence GTGATCGACCGCAAGGCCCTGTTGGAAGACCTCAAGAAGCAGGTCAAAGCGGTCGAGACGGACCTCGGCAAGCAGGTCAAGGCAGTCACCGAGGTAGGCACCCGCCTGCGCGCCGAATACGACCAGGCCCGCAAACTGGGCCGCACGGCGGCGACGTGGAACTCCTGGCTGGACGAACGGATCACGCAGGTCGCTGTCGCCTGGGTCCTGGGCACGGTCTTCGTCCGCTTCTGCGAGGACAACGAACTCATCCCGGAGCCGTACCTGACGGCCCCGGACCCGGACCGCCGCGACCTGGCCCTGGCCCGGTACGAGGAGTACGTGGCGAAGGACGCCGACCCGACCTTCCGCGGGTGGCTGGAGCGCGCCTTCGAGGAGCTGGGCGCCGGCCAAGCGGGCCGCCTGCTGTTCGACCGCAAGCACAACCCGCTGTTCCAGGTCCCGCTGTCGCACGATGGCGCCCGCGAGCTGATCGCGTTCTGGCGCGAGCGCGACGAGGCGGGCGTGCTGGTCCACGACTTCACAGACAAGCTGAACGAGGACGGTACGGAGGGCTGGGACACCCGCTTCCTGGGCGACCTGTACCAGGATCTCAGCGAGGCCGCCCGCAAGACCTACGCGCTCCTCCAAACCCCGGAGTTTGTAGAGGAGTTCATCCTCGACCGCACGATGGACCCGGCGGTCCGCGAGTTCGGCTACGAGGGCCTGAAGATGATCGACCCGACATGCGGGTCGGGCCACTTCGTGCTGGGCGCCTTCCGGCGCCTGGTCCGCCTATGGGGCGAGGGCCAGCCAGGTAAGGACCTACACGAACGAGTGCGGGCTGCACTGGACTCGGTACACGGAGTCGACCTCAACCCGTTTGCGGTGGCTATTGCCCGATTCCGATTGTTGGTTGCGGCTATGGCTGCGAGTGGCATGCGGACAATGCTGGAGGCGGCGCAGTACGAGTGGCCGCTACATTTGGCAGTCGGTGACTCCCTGATCAAGCACCGACACCAACAGGGCAACCTCTTCGACGATTCCGAAGCCGAAGACACTGACGAACTGGCCGAGTTCAAGTACGTAACGGAGGATGTACACGAGCACCCGGAGATCCTGCGCCAGGGGCGTTACCACGTAGTGGTCGGCAATCCGCCGTACATCACGGTGAAAGACAAGAAGCTCAACGAGCTATACCGGGACCTTTATGACGCTTGCGCCGGAAAATACGCACTGTCGGTGCCATTCGCCCAGCGATTCTTCGAGCTGGCCAAGCGCGGCGATGCCAGTGGGCGCGAATACGGGATCGTCGGTCAGATTACGTCAAATTCCTTCATGAAGCGCGAATTCGGCGCGAGGCTGATTGAGGACTATTTCGCACATGAAGTCGAATTGACTGAAATCATCGACACCTCCGGGGCCTACATTCCCGGCCATGGCACCCCGACGGTAATTTTGGTCGGCAAGCGTCGCGGCGGCAGCGGAAGGTCGATGACCATCCGCACTACACGGAGCATTCAAGGCGAACCCGAGGCCCCGAAGGACGGTAGCACTGGGTTCGTCTGGTCCGCGATCGTCAACCAAATTGACGCTCCCGAATCCAGAAGCCGCTGGGTTTCTTGTGACGACCTTGATCGAGAACGCCATTTCAGTAAGCACCCCTGGACGCTGATCGATGGAGGAGCTGAGTTTACCGAACGGATTAAGGGGGCCAGCGCTACCCATCTCCAGAACTGGCTCTCACGCGACATCGGATTCGCTAGTTTCCCAGGGCAAGACGACGCTTTTATCAGCTCATCCTCGACTTTGCGGCGCCAAAAAGTCGACACTGCCGTGGTCAAGGCGCTCATCATCGGAGAAGTCGTTCGTGACTGGAACACTCACTGCGTGGAGAGCGCTATCGTCCCCTACAGCTCCGACCTCAAACCCCTCCCGTTTCATGAGGGCAGCGCATGGGCGCGCCTGCTTTGGGCGACTCGGACCATCCTACGGTCAACGACTGATTTCGGAGGTCAGACGCAACAGGATCTCGGGAAGCCGTGGTGGTCATGGTATCGATGGGTACCCGAGCGCTACCGCACTCCATTGACCATTACTTTCGCATTTGTAGCTACCCATAACCATTTCGCACTGGATCGAGGGGGCAAGGTCTTCAACCGTTCCGCACCGGTAATTAAGCTCCGCGACGGAACGAGCGAAGAGGACCATTTGCGGCTGCTGGGGCTGCTCAATAGCTCCACTGCCTGCTTCTGGATGAAGCAGGTAAATTATGGCGGCGGAGGTGATCCAATTGGCGGCGATGGCGCTCGCGTTAGCGCGCAACCATGGTCTGAGCGATTCCAGTTCAACTCGGGCGTATTGCAGGAATTTCCACTACCCTCAAATTACCCAACCAAGCTTGGGGCCGCATTGGACACTTTGACTCAGCAGCTCTCTGCCACAAGCCCCTCCGCGGTGACCGTAGATTCCATTTTCACCTCATCCACTCTCCGTGAAGCCAAGGCGAGCTGGCTCGCCACCCGTGCCCGCATGATCGCACTGCAGGAAGAGCTGGATTGGCAGGTCTACTCCCTTTACGATCTACACTCGGCAGACCTGCGCGTCTCCGACGACCCCGAACTCACCGATATCCCCGAACTCAGTCTTGGCGAGCGTGCCTTCGAGATCGTGCTTGCCCGGCGGGTAGCTGCAGGTGAAGCCAGCGACGAGTGGTTTACGCGGCATGGGTCCACGCCCGTCACCGAGATCCCCGACCATTGGCCAGCTGCCTACCGCGCGGTCGTGCAGAAGCGGATCGATGCCATCGAGTCAAACCGTGCCATCGGCATGGTCGAGCGGCCCGAGTACAAGCGGCGGTGGGCTACCGAAGGGTGGGACGCCCTTCAAGACAAGGCACTTCGCTCCTGGCTGCTCGATCGGATCGAGAATCGTGATCACTGGTTCGACGATAGCGGGATGCCGGCCCTCGTCAGCCTCTCGCGGCTCACCGATGTGCTCTCCCGCGACGAGGACTTCGTCTCCGTAGCCAAGATCTACGCCCCCCGCAAGGAACTGCCCGCCGTCGTCGCCGAGCTGATGACGGACGAACACGTTCCGTTCCTCCCCGCCTTGCGTTACAAGCCCTCCGGGCTGAAGAAGCGCGAGGACTGGGAGCACGTCTGGGATCTCCAGCGGCAGGAGGACGCCGCCCCGGATGAACCGGCCAAGCGGAAGATCCGGGACACGATCCCCGTACCGCCGAAGTACACCTCGGCGGACTTCCTGCGGCCCTCGTACTGGAAGGCGCGCGGCAAGCTCGACGTGCCCAAGGAGCGGTTCATCTCGTACGGGCAGACCAACACCCCCACGCCCGATCTCTACGGCTGGGCCGGCTGGGACCACCGGGAGCAGGCGTACGCCCTCGATGCGTACATCGCCTCTCACGAGGCGCTGACCTCTGAGGAGCTGACGCCGTTCCTTGCCGGGCTGCTGGAGCTCCAGCCCTGGCTTGACCAGTGGCACAACGAGTTCGACGCGAACTTCGGAGCCTCACCGGCCGCATTCTTCCGGGGCGACCGGCAGATGGTGCAGGGGGAGCACGGCCTGACCGACGACGACCTGCGCGCCTGGCGCCCAGCTGCCGCCACCCGAGGACGACGCACCACCAAGAAGTAG
- a CDS encoding helix-turn-helix domain-containing protein: protein MPPRRVVTGRSQEPRQRFAEELRQLRAGSGASLRQLGERLGWDWSLFGKMEKGETLGGPEVVQALDQHYRTSGMLLVLWELARGDKTQFKERYRRYMTLEAEAVSLWHFAVSVLPGLLQTRGYARELLAAGGLTGDALTQQVEARLGRQELLEGEGAPPFRTILSEAVLRTALRDAVAWRQQLEYVAEVAERPNVTVQVLLQSAGLHGLSTTDVWFLRLAEGRTVAYTEHGYGGELIEESVAVERMQRAYDATRDLALSPAESRKFILRMLEEVPCDPST from the coding sequence ATGCCGCCACGCAGGGTGGTCACGGGCCGCAGCCAGGAGCCGCGGCAACGGTTCGCGGAGGAACTGCGGCAGCTGAGGGCGGGGAGCGGGGCGAGCCTGCGGCAGCTGGGGGAGCGGCTGGGGTGGGACTGGTCGCTCTTCGGGAAGATGGAGAAGGGCGAGACCCTGGGCGGGCCCGAGGTTGTCCAGGCGCTGGACCAGCATTACCGGACCTCGGGGATGCTGCTCGTGCTGTGGGAGCTGGCGCGCGGGGACAAGACCCAGTTCAAGGAGCGGTACCGGCGGTACATGACGCTGGAGGCCGAGGCGGTGAGCCTGTGGCACTTCGCGGTGAGCGTGCTGCCGGGGTTGCTCCAGACGCGGGGGTACGCGAGGGAGCTGCTGGCCGCGGGCGGGCTTACGGGAGACGCGCTGACGCAGCAGGTGGAGGCGCGGCTGGGGCGACAGGAACTGCTGGAGGGGGAGGGGGCACCGCCGTTTCGGACGATCCTGTCAGAGGCGGTGTTGAGGACGGCGCTGCGGGATGCGGTGGCGTGGCGGCAGCAGCTGGAGTACGTGGCCGAGGTGGCTGAGCGGCCGAACGTGACCGTTCAGGTGCTCCTGCAGAGCGCCGGGCTGCATGGTTTGTCGACCACCGACGTCTGGTTTCTGCGCCTGGCGGAGGGGCGTACGGTGGCATACACCGAGCACGGCTACGGAGGCGAACTCATCGAGGAGAGCGTCGCGGTGGAGCGCATGCAACGTGCGTACGATGCGACGCGTGACCTGGCGCTTTCTCCGGCCGAGTCGCGGAAATTCATCCTGCGCATGTTGGAGGAAGTGCCGTGCGATCCATCGACCTGA